Below is a genomic region from Pseudomonas extremaustralis.
ATCACGAATTTCTATAGCGTATGAATTGGACATGCATAACCTCAGCGCTGCAGATAGTTTTTAAAATGACGCTCAGCTCTGGAGCCAATGCCAGCTAGTACAATGGCAATAGCCCAATACGTCAACGCCAATATCGTATATGGTTCCAGCATCGAGTAGCTCTGAACAGCAATTGTCATCGCCACATTAGTTAACTCAGCGACTGTTATAATCGACAAAACAGACGACTCTTTTAGTAGAATTATCGTCTGCCCGACAACTGCTGGTACGCACCGAGCCATCATCTGCGGCCACAGCACAACTCGAAATGCCTGGGTACCTGTCAGTCCCAGATCTCTTGCAGCTTCGAGTTGACCTTTTGGAATTGACTCACGTCCAGCACGAAATATCTCTGCAAAATAGGCTGCACCATACAACCCTAGACCTATCAATCCTACGGTTTCTGCAGTCCAGTCAATACCTATGTATGGTCCCCCATAGAAAACCAAAAATAATTGTAGAAGAAGCGGCGTACCCCGAAAAACATTTAAATACAGCTGATATAAAAAGGCAGCTGGTTTGTTATTAGGCTTGTAAAAACTCTGTAACGCCAGGCCTAAAACCATCCCCAGCGCAATTCCCCCAATACTCATTTTCAGCGTAACGCAAATCCCGGCTAGGATTGAGCCACCGTACTCGTCAAACAGACCAATGCCAATCAAAGGCACCTCCTATGCAATTTTTAGCCTAGCTTCCAGCC
It encodes:
- a CDS encoding amino acid ABC transporter permease, with product MIGIGLFDEYGGSILAGICVTLKMSIGGIALGMVLGLALQSFYKPNNKPAAFLYQLYLNVFRGTPLLLQLFLVFYGGPYIGIDWTAETVGLIGLGLYGAAYFAEIFRAGRESIPKGQLEAARDLGLTGTQAFRVVLWPQMMARCVPAVVGQTIILLKESSVLSIITVAELTNVAMTIAVQSYSMLEPYTILALTYWAIAIVLAGIGSRAERHFKNYLQR